The stretch of DNA TAATATTTTTAATTTTAGAAATCATTTTTAATAAAACTGAAAAACTATAAATTTTACCTTGTAAATCTACATATTTATAAGCATTAACATTTTGTCCTAATAAATGAACTTCTCTAACTCCTTGCATAGATAAAATTTTTATTTCAGAAATAATATCTTGATAAGGTCTACTAATTTCTTTTCCTCTTGTATATGGTACTATACAATAAGTACAATATTTATTACAACCTTCTATTATAGAAATAAATTCACTAATATTTTTTTTTTGTGGTAATGGAAAATAATTAAATTTTTCTATTTTTGGAAAACTAATATCAATTAAATACTTTTTAAATTTTCGAACTTTATTAATCATCATAGGAATTCTATGTAAAGTTTGTGGTCCAAAAATAATATCTACATGATTAGCTCTATTTAATATTCTTTTACCTTCTTGTGCTGCAACACATCCTCCAACCCCAATAATTATATTAGGATCTAATTTTTTAAATTTTTTCCATCTACCTAATTGATGAAATAATTTTTCTTGTGCTTTTTCTCTAATAGAACATGTATTTAATATAATTATATTAGCATTTTCTATAGAATCTGTAATTTTACAGTTTAATTCTTTTTGCATTAAATCGGCTATCTTAGATGAATCATATTCATTCATTTGACAGCCCCAAGTTTTAATATATAATTTATTATTTAACATAATAATCTATTATTCATCATTAAATTTATTAAATATAAATAATATTAGTTAATGTATAACTAACTGGGGTACCTGGATTTGAACCAGGGATGCCGGTATCAAAAACCGGTGCCTTAACCTCTTGGCTATACCCCAAAATTTTTTATATATAAATATAAAAAATTTGCGGAAGACGAGATTTGAACTCGTATATTATAAATAATGCCAGAACCTAAATCTGGTGCGTCTTCCAATTCCGCCACTTCCGCCAAATTTTTCATAGCTACGATGGGAATTGAACCCATGACCTCAGCGTTATGAGTGCTGTGCTCTAACCATCTGAGCTACGTAGCTAAAATTTATTTCTTTGTAAATATATTATGTAAATATAAAATTAGAACGTCAACTATTTTATTACTTAAAATGAATATTTTTATTAATTATATTATAAAAAAACGGTATATAAATCAATGTATAAAAAAAATAATACTTATAAAAATAATTTTATTTATCAAATTATTAATAATGATTTAAAAAATAAAAAATATAATTTAATATATACAAGATTTCCACCTGAACCTAATGGTTATTTACATATTGGACATATTAAATCTATATTTCTTAATTTTAAAATTGCAAAAGATTTTAATGGTAAATGTAATTTAAGAATTGATGATACTAATCCTGTTAAAGAAAATATTGAATATATAAAATCTATAAAAAGAGATTTAATTTGGTTAGGTTTTAAATGGTCAGATAATATTAAATATTCATCAGATTATTTTTGTCAATTATATGAATATGCTTTAGAATTAATTAATAAAGGTTTAGCATATGTTGATGAATTAAATATAGAAGAAATTCGTCATTTTAGAGGAACTTTATTAATTCCTGGTAAAAATAGTCCATATAGAAATCGTAGTATACAAGAAAATTTAAAATTATTTGAAAAAATGAAATCAGGTGAATTTTCTGAAGGAAGTGTATCTTTAAGAGCTAAAATAAATATGCAATCTAAAATTATTCTTTTACGAGATCCTGTTTTATATAGAATTAAGTTTGTAAAACATCATCAAACAGGAAATAAATGGTGTATATATCCTATGTATGATTTTGCTCATTGTATTGCAGATGCTATTGAAGGAATTACACATTCTTTATGTACATTAGAATTTCAAGATAATAGATTATTATATAATTGGATACTTAAAAATATAAGTATAAATCATTATCCAAAACAATATGAATTTTCTAGGTTAAATATTGAGTATTCTGTATTATCTAAAAGAAAAATGAATTTATTAGTTAATAATAAAATCGTAAATGGATGGGATGATCCTAGAATGTTAACAATTTCAGGATTACGAAGAAGAGGTTATTCTGCATCATCTTTAAAAGAATTTTGTTCTCGTATAGGTGTTACAAAACAAAATAATATGATAGAGATGGTATCTCTTGAATCATGTATTAGAAATGAATTAAATAAAAATGCTCATAGGATAATGGCTGTATTAAAACCTTTAAAAATAATTATTACAAATTTCCCTATTACAAAAGAAAAAATTAAAATTATTGCTCCTAATCATCCTAATGATAATACTATGGGATTTAGAGATATTTTTTTTACTAAAGAAATATATATAAATAAATTAGATTTTATTGAAAATAATATAAATAATAGTAAAAAACTTTCTTTAGGAAAAGAAATACGTTTAAGATATGCTTTTGTAATTAAAGCAGAAAAAATTTTAAAAAATAATAAAGGAAAAATTATTTGTATATATTGTACTTATGATCCTAATACATTAGGTAAAAAAGTAAGTAAAAATAGAAATGTAAAAGGAGTTATTCATTGGTTATCAATTTCTTATTCTATTCCTGCTATTTTTCGTATATATAATAATTTATTTATAAAAAAAAATATTGATAATATCAATAATATCGATAATATCTTTTCTTTTTTAAATAACAAATCATTATTAATATATAATGGTTTTATTGAAAAAAATGTTTTAGATAAAAAAAATAAATCTTTTCAGTTTGAAAGAGAAGGTTATTTTTGTTTAGATAAAAAAGATTCTAATAAACAAATGTTGTTTTTTAATCAAATAACATCATTAAAAACAAATTTTAAATAATTATAATTATTAAAAAATCAATTATATTAAATAATATAATTGATTTTTTTCAAAAAAATAAATTAAATTTCTTTAGATATTTGTTTAACCCATTTTTTAATACGTAAAGAAGTTAAATGAGATTGTCTATCTTCATCTATAGTTAATCCTAAAAAATAATCTTTATTTTTTAAACTTTTAGTGCACGTAAAATTATATCCTAAAGTAGGCCAATATCCTATTATTGTAGCTTTATTTTTTTTAACAATTTTATAAATTAAACTAATTGCATCACAAAAATAATCTCCATAATCTTCTTGATCTCCACATCCAAATAAAGCTACAATTTTATTTTTAAAATTAATTTTTTTTAAGATAGGAAAAAAATCTTCCCAATCACATTGAGCTTCACCATAATACCAAGTAGATATACCAAATAATAATATTGGAAAATTTTCAATATCTTGTTTACTACTTTTAGAAATATCAAAAATATTAGTAATGTTAGTACCTAATTCTTTTCTAATATTCAATGCAACATTTTCTGTATTTCCTGTATCACTACCAAAAAAAATACCTATTTTAGACATATTAATCATTATCCTTTAATAATTTTATTTTAAACAAAAATTAAATATTTGATTTATAACTATATTAGTTTCTTCAATATGTAAAAAATGACCTGCAGGAATATTATATATTCTTGCTAATGGAAATTGATTAAATAAATCTTTATAGTGAAAAATATTAATATAAGAAGATTTTTCTCCTTTTAAAAATAATGATTCTCCTGACCATGTAGGTATAGTTTCCCACGATAATATTTTATTATATTCATTATTTAATATAGGTAAATTAAACTGCCATTTACCATTAAAAAATGAATTTAAAAAATATTTTATTATATATTTTTTTGTTATATAAAAACTCATTATTTCAAAAGCCTTTTTTTTAGTCATTATTTTTAATTTATTTATTTTTTTTAATATAAAAAAAATATTTTTATTATTATAAAAATAATTAACAGGAGCTATATCAAGAATAATAATTTTTTTTATAAAATTAGGAATAAATTTAGTTAAAGTCATAGCAATTTTTCCACCCATAGAATGTCCTATAATAATAATATTATTTTTAATACTAATATAATTTAGTGTATCTAATATATCTTGAGCCATAATTGTATAGTTCATAATATTATTTTTTGGAGATAAACCATGATTTCTTACATTAATTTCAATAATTTTACATTGTAATTTTTGATTTAAGATTTTTGCAATATAATGTAAACTATATGTATTACCAAATAAACCATGAATTGTAATAATTGTTATATTATTTTTTTGATAAAAATTTTTTATAGGAATAATAGAGTAATTTAAAATCATATTATAATTTATTATATTTAAATAAAAATTTTAAAAATATATAAGATATGTTAAAATATATAATATTTAAAAAAAATATATATTTATTATTAATATAATAAATATATGAAACGATATTTTTTATGAAAAATATAAATCCTACAAAAACTATTTCTTGGAAAATATTAACAGAACATTTTCAAGATATGAAAAAAATAACATTAATTGATTTATTTAATGAAGATAAAGAGAGATTTTCTAAATTTTCTATTAATTTTGAAAATGAAATTCTTTTTGATTTTTCAAAAAATATAATTAATGAAAAAACAATTAATAATTTAATTAATTTAGCTAAAGAAATTGATTATAATCATGCTATTAATTCTATGTTTTATGGCAAAGATATTAATATAACAGAAAAAAGACCAGTTTTACATACTGCATTACGTAATCAATATAGTACAAGTACTTTTTTAAATAACGAAAATATATATAATAATATTATTATTAATTTAAAAAAAATTAAAAAAATTTCGGATGATGTAATTTCAGGACAATGGAAAGGATATAAAAATAATATAATTAAAGATATTATAAATATAGGAATTGGAGGTTCTAATTTAGGTCCATTAATGGTTACAGAAGCATTAAAACCTTATAAAAATCATTTAAATTTACATTTTATATCGAATATTGATAGTACTCAATTAGTAGATGTTTTGAAAAAAATTAAACCTGAAAATAGTTTATTTATTATTTCTTCTAAAACTTTTACAACTCAAGAAACTATTTCTAATGCAAAAAGTATAAAAGAATGGTTCATAGAAAATACCTCTTATATAGATTTTAATAATAATATATCAAAACATTTTATTGCTATAACTAATAATATTAATTCTGCTCAAAAATTTGGAATAAATAAAGATAATATTTTACCATTGTCAGATTGGATAGGAGGTCGTTTTTCTTTATGGTCATCTATAGGTTTACCAATATCATTATCTATTGGTTTTAATAATTTTAAAAAATTATTAAAAGGTGCTAATAAAATAGATAACCATTTTTTTTATAATCCTATTAGATATAATATACCTATTATTATGTCTTTAATAAGTATTTGGTATAATAATTTTTGGAAATCAGAAACAGAAGTAGTTATACCTTATGATCATTATATGAGATATTTTCCAAAATATTTACAACAATTAAATATGGAATCTAATGGTAAATCTATAGATAGAAATGGTGAAATTATAAATTATCAAACTAGTCCTATTATATGGGGTGATGTAGGAACTAATAGTCAACATTCATTTTTTCAAATGTTACATCAAGGAACAAAACTTATTCCATGTGATTTTATTGCTCCAGTAATTAGTCATAATTATTTAAATAATCATCATAATAAATTAATATCTAATTATATAGCCCAGACAAAAGTATTAGCATTTGGAAATCAAGATGATAATAATATTAAAAATAATATATATAAATTATGTATAGGTAATCATCCAAGTAATTCAATTTTTTTAAGAGAAATAACACCCTATAATTTAGGATCATTAATCGCTTTATATGAACATAAAATTTTTATGCAAGGTGTAATCTTAAATATTTTTTCTTTTGATCAATGGGGTGTTGAATTAGGTAAAAAAATGGCTAATATTTTAATATCAGATTTAAATAATTCTACAAAATCAACTAATTATGATGAATCAACTAACGGACTAATAAATTTTTATAAATTATTTAATACATTAAAATAATATCTATCAAATTTAATATTAATAAAATATTTTTAAATAAAATATTAAATATTTTAACTATTAAATGATTTAATATTTATTATTTTATTTAAAATTCTTATTTTTTTAAAATTTTTTAAAATATTTTTCTTTATTATTTTAGATAATTCAATAGTAGAATATAAAGGAAATAATTTTATATTACCAATATAATGACTATTAATTTCTCCTTCATTAATTATAGCGCCAACAATATGACGAATTTCAACACCATCTTTTTTACCAATATTAATACTATATAATTCCATATCTTTATTTTTATAATTTTTTTTATAGTAATTATTTATATTTTTATTTTTTAATTTACTATTTAACTTAATAAATCTTGATTTTTTATAAAATGTTTTTTTAGGTATAAAAATAGGATCAGGAGGTAAAATTAAAGGTTTATGACCTTGAGCTATTTTTAATAAAGCTATTGATAATAATTCTGAATCTAAATTATTTTGATATTGCAATTTATTTAAAATTACTTTATATTTTTCTAAATCTTTAGATTTTAATTCCTTATTTATTTTAATTGAAAATTTTATTAATCTTTTTTCTGTTAATAATTTTGAATTAGGTAAAAATACTTCTGGAATATGTAATTTTATTTTTCTTTCAATATTTCTTAAAAATCTTTTTTCTCTATTTTCTACAAACATTAAGGCTTTACCGGTTCTTCCAGCACGTCCTGTTCTTCCTATACGATGTACATAAGATTCTACATCTATTGGAATATCATAATTTATAACTAATGATATTCTTTCAACATCTAATCCTCTAGCAGCAATATCAGTAGCAATTAAAATATCTAAACTACCATTTTTAAATCTTTCTAAAGTTTGTTCTCTAACATTTTGATTCATATCTCCATTTAAAGCTGCACTATTATAACCAGATTGTTTTAATATTTCAGAAATTTCATTAGTTGCATGTTTAGTACGTACAAAAATTAATACTGCATCAAATTCTTCAGCTTCAAGAAATTTTTTAAGAGCATCTACTTTTCTTCCAAAAGAAGTCCAATAACTTTGGTTAATATTTGGTATTGTATTAATATTTGATGCAATTCTAACTTCATGAGGATTATTCATGAATCTTTTTGTAATATTTTTAATTTGTATTGGCATAGTAGCAGAAAATAATGCAATTTGATAACCTTTAGGTATTATAGATATAATATGTTCAACATCTTCAATAAAACCCATTCTTAACATTTCGTCTGCTTCATCTAAAACTAAACTTTTTAAGTTTAATAAATTAACAGTACCTCTTTTTATATGATCTAATAAACGTCCAGGAGTAGCAACAATTATTTGAGGACCTAATCTTAATCCTTTAAATTGAATACTATATGATTGTCCTCCATATAATACTAATACATTTACACCAATCATAAATTTACTAAACAAAGATATTGCTTTTGATACTTGCATTGCTAACTCTCTAGTAGGAGTTAAAATTAAAATTTGAGTATTTTTATTAGATATATTAATATTTTGTAATAATGGTAAAGAAAATGCTGCTGTTTTACCACTTCCAGTTTGTGCTATTCCTAATACATCTTTTTTAAGTAATAAAGGAGGAATACATTCTTTTTGTATAGGAGATGGTTTAATATATCCAATTTTATTTAATGCTTTTAAAAGATAATTATTTAAACCAAGTTTAGCAAAAGTAATTTCAACATTAGTCATGTAATACACATGCCTCTTAATTTTAGTGAAAAAAATTAAAATATAAATAATAATTATTTTTTAATTAATAGATAATGAATTATATTATAATAATTTTTATGAAATAAAATTTCACATAAATTAATTTTATTAATTATGTGTTTTATTAAAATTTAATAAAATTAAATTTAATTTTATTAAATTATATTTAACTAAATATTATTTAATAAAATTAAATTTAATTTGTAATTATGTTTTAAAAAAAATAAACATAATCACAAATACTTTAAATTATTTAAAATATAACTCAATAACCATTAATAATTATTTAATATTTATTAATTAAAATAATTAATTTTATTATTAAAAATAAACAAAAATATAAATACAATTTAATTTAAGAAAATTTATATTCAAAAATAAAATTAAAAATTATTTTATTATATAGTATAATTAGATTTTATTTTATGGCTGCTTTAATACTTAATCTTATACGTCCTTGTCTATCAATTTCCATCACTTTTACAAGAACTTTTTGTAGTAATTTTAAATAATCACTAACTTTATTTACATGTTTATTAGTAATTTGTGAAATATGAACTAATCCTTCTTTACCATTACCAATAGCAATAAAAGCACCAAAATCTACAATACGTACAACTTTTCCGTTATAAATTTTTCCTATTTCTATATCAGCTGTAATTTCTTTTATACGACGAATAGCAAATTTTATTTGTGAATTATTTTTAGCAGCTATTTTTATAATTCCAGTATCTTCAATTTCTATAATTGTATCAGTTTCTTCAGTTAAAGCTCTAATTACAGAACCACCTTTACCTATCATATCCTTAATTTTATCTGGATTAATCTTTAAAATATGGATTCTAGGAGCAAATTCTGATATATTTTTTTTGGGTATAGGAATAACTTGTTTCATAACTTCTAAAATATGTAATCTTGCTGATTTTGCTTTAATTAGTGATAACTTTATTATTTCATAAGTAATACCTGTAATTTTAATATCCATTTGTAATGCTGTAATTCCTATATTTGTTCCAGCAACTTTAAAATCCATATCACCTAAATGATCTTCATCACCTAATATATCAGATAATATTATAAAATTATTTTTATTTTTAATTAATCCCATAGATATACCAGCTACAGCATTTTTTATAGGAATTCCTGCATCCATCATTGCTAAAGAAGCACCACATACTGATGCCATAGAAGAAGATCCATTAGATTCTGTTATTTCTGATACAATTCTTATTGTATAAGGAAAATCTTCTATACTAGGCATAACTGGAATTATTGCTTTTTTAGCTAAATTTCCATGACCAATTTCACGTCTTTTAGGAGATCCTAAAATACCAATTTCACCTACAGCATATGAAGGAAAATTATAATGAAAAATAAAATTATTTGTTCTATCTCCTAATAAATCATCTAAAATTTGTGCGTCTCTTGTAGTTCCTAAAGTAGCAGTAACTAAAGATTGTGTTTCACCTCTTGTAAATAAAGCAGAACCATGTGTACGAGGTAATATTCCTGTACGTACATCTAAATTACGAATCATATCATAATCTCTTCCATCAATACGTAAATTATCATTAAATAATTTTTTTCTAACAATATTTTTTTCTAATTCATAAAAAATTTCATTAATTTGATTATTAGAAATATCATTATATTCTTGTTGTATTAATGTATTAATATGTAATTTAATAGAATTAATTTCATTAATTCTATTAATTTTTTCTTTAATATTATAAGCGTCATTTAAAGAATTTTTAGAAAGAAAAATGATTCGTTTTTTTACTTCTTCATTAAGTTTAATATATTGCCATTCAAAATTATTTTTTTCAAATTTATCTGTAAATTTTTGAATGTTATCTATTAAAATTTGTTGTTTATTATGACCAAATATTATTGCATTAAGTATTTGATCTTCATTTAATGAATTAGCTTGTGCTTCAATCATCAAAACTTCATTTTTAGTTCCAGTAACAACTAAATCTAATTGACTTTTTTTCATATCTTCTGTAGTAGGATTTAAAATATATTGATTATCAATATATCCAACTCTTGCACTACCAATAGGACCATTAAATGGAATACCAGACAAATTTAAAACAGTTGATGTACCAATAATAGCTACTATATCAGGATTAATAGATGTATTTACAGACATTACTGTTGCAGTAATTTGAATTTCATTTAAAAAACCTTTTGTAAATAAAGGTCTTATTGAACGATCAATTAAACGAGAAATTAATATTTCTCCTTCACTTTGTCTTCCTTCTCTACGAAAAAAATTACCTGGAATACGTCCTGCTGCATAGGACCTTTCTTGATAATTTACTGATAATGGAAAAAAAGTTTGATCTGGTTTTAAATATTTATCTACCATTAAAGTAACAAATACAGCTGTATCATCGATACTTACCATAACTGCTGATGTAGCTTGTTTCGCTATAATTCCTGTTTCAATAGTTACAATATTATTACCATATTGAAATCTACTAATAATTGGATTTAACAAAATAAATATCCTTAAATATAATTTTTATTGGAGATGTAAAATTTTTAATTTAAAAAAATATTAATAGTTTAAAAAATTATTTATTTTCTTATACCTAAATTTTCAATTAATAAGTTATAATTAATTAAATTCTTTTTTTTTAAAAAATTTAATAATTTTCTTCTATGTGATATCATTTTTAAAAGTCCACGACGACTATGATAATCTTTTTTATGAATTAAAAAATGTTTTTGTAAATGGTTAATTTTAAATGTTAATAAAGCTATTTGTATTTTTGTTGAACCTTTATCAGTATTATGAATTCTATGTTTTTGAATAATTTTTATTTTATTTTCTTTATTAAAATACATAACTTAACTCCATTAAATTATTTATTAATAATGTTAATATTAATTTTTCTGATTTATTAATTTATATTTTATTATATAACTTTTATTATCAGTTTTACAAACTCCTATAAAAATATGTTTATTATAAATACGAAAAGTATTATTAATAGTATTATTTATTTTTATTTTTTTACCATTTTTAAGATCATTAATTAAATTCATAGAAAATTGTAATTTTGGTAAAAAATTTAACATATAATCTGTAGGAAGTAATAATTTATCTAAAAATGAAATATTAAATAAATTATTTTTATAATTATTTATTAAATTTTGTAATTTTTCAATTGTAACAATATTTTTATTTAAAATAGATAAATGAGATATTTTAATTCTACGTAATTTTATTACATGTGCCCCACAATTTAATTTATCTCCTAAATTATCAATAATAGTACGAATATAAGTTCCTTTAGAACAATGTATTTTTAATTTAATTTTATCATTATTAAAATAAACTAATTGTAATTTATAAATTGTTACTTCTCTTTCATTTAATAATAAATTAATTCCTGCTCTAGCATATTTATAAAGAGGAATACCTTTAAATTTTATTGCAGAGTACATAGTTGGAATTTGTTTTATTTTTCCTCTAAATAAAGAGAGTATTCTATCTAATGTTTCTTTAGAAAAATTTATATTATTTTTTTTTATAAGAATACCATCTTTATCAGCAGTATTTGTTTTTTCACCTAAACGAGCTGTAACAATATATTTTTTATCTGAATTAATTAAGTAACTTGTAAATTTAGTTGTTTCTCCTAAACATATAGGAAGTAAACCACTAGCTAATGGATCTAAAGTTCCTGTATGTCCTGCTTTTTTAGCTTTATATATAAATTTAATATATTGAAGAATTTTATTTGATGTATATCCGATAGGTTTATCTAATAATAATAAACCATTAATATGTCGTTTATTTATAATTTTTCCTTATATTTTAATATATTATAATTTTTACATATTTTTTTTTAAAATATTTTTAATAATATTACTAATATACCTTCCTCTTTCTAAGGAAAAATCAGGATAAAATATTAATTTTGGTATATTATGTAATAATATTCTTTTTTTTAAAATATATCTAATATATCCTGTAGTATTATTTAAATAATGAATTGTTTCTTTTAAATTATTACTTATTTCTTCTTTATATGGTAACATTATAAATATCTTTGCAAAAGATAAATCTTTTAAAATTAATAAATCAGTAACTGTTATAAACTTATTTATACGAGGATCAGAAATATTTTGTTGTAAAATATTTGATATTTGTCTTTTTAGTTCATTAGCAATTTTTAGCTGACGATATAAATAATCTACCATTATTTTATATACCTTTCTTTATTAAAATATTAATTAATAATAATTATTTTCTTTTAATTTCAATATTTTCAAATACTTCTATATTATCTCCTATACGTATATCATTATAATTTTTAATACTAATTCCACATTCCATACCATTACGTACCTCATTTACGTTATCTTTAAATCTTTTTAAAGATTCTAACATGCCTTCATAAATTATATTATTATTTCTTAATAAACGTATGGAATTATGACGTTTTATTATTCCTTTTAATACATTACATCCTGCAATTACTCCAATTTTTGTAATTTTAAAAACATTTCTTACTTCAGCTAATCCTAGTAATTTATATTTATATTCAGGAGATAAAATATTATTTATATATTTTTGTATATTATCAATTAAATTATAAATTATAGAAAAATATCTTACATCTATATTTTCTGCTTCAATTATATTACGTGCAACATTATCAGCTTTTACATTAAAACCAATAATCATAACATTATTTAATGTTGCTAATACTAAAGAAGTATCTGTTTCAGTAATAGATCCTACACCAGAACCAATAATTTTTATATTTATTTGATTATTAGATAAATTCATTAATATATCTTTAATAACTTTTATAGTTCCTTGTGAATTTGTTTTTAATAATATATTTAATTCATAAATTTTATTTTTATCTAATTCTAAAAAAACGTTTTTAAAAATTTTTTGTTGATTAGCTATTTTTATTTCACGTAATTTATTTTTTCGATATATAGCAACTTCTTTAGCTTTTTTTTCATTACGAACTACTATTATTGTATCTCCTGTATATGGTATACCTGATAAACCTAAAATTTCTATAGGAGTAGAAGGACCAGCTTGTAATACTTCTATACCTTTTTCATTACGTAATCCTCTTATACGTCCATATTCAAAACCACAT from Enterobacteriaceae endosymbiont of Plateumaris pusilla encodes:
- the fldA gene encoding flavodoxin FldA gives rise to the protein MSKIGIFFGSDTGNTENVALNIRKELGTNITNIFDISKSSKQDIENFPILLFGISTWYYGEAQCDWEDFFPILKKINFKNKIVALFGCGDQEDYGDYFCDAISLIYKIVKKNKATIIGYWPTLGYNFTCTKSLKNKDYFLGLTIDEDRQSHLTSLRIKKWVKQISKEI
- a CDS encoding DEAD/DEAH box helicase; amino-acid sequence: MTNVEITFAKLGLNNYLLKALNKIGYIKPSPIQKECIPPLLLKKDVLGIAQTGSGKTAAFSLPLLQNINISNKNTQILILTPTRELAMQVSKAISLFSKFMIGVNVLVLYGGQSYSIQFKGLRLGPQIIVATPGRLLDHIKRGTVNLLNLKSLVLDEADEMLRMGFIEDVEHIISIIPKGYQIALFSATMPIQIKNITKRFMNNPHEVRIASNINTIPNINQSYWTSFGRKVDALKKFLEAEEFDAVLIFVRTKHATNEISEILKQSGYNSAALNGDMNQNVREQTLERFKNGSLDILIATDIAARGLDVERISLVINYDIPIDVESYVHRIGRTGRAGRTGKALMFVENREKRFLRNIERKIKLHIPEVFLPNSKLLTEKRLIKFSIKINKELKSKDLEKYKVILNKLQYQNNLDSELLSIALLKIAQGHKPLILPPDPIFIPKKTFYKKSRFIKLNSKLKNKNINNYYKKNYKNKDMELYSINIGKKDGVEIRHIVGAIINEGEINSHYIGNIKLFPLYSTIELSKIIKKNILKNFKKIRILNKIINIKSFNS
- the miaB gene encoding tRNA (N6-isopentenyl adenosine(37)-C2)-methylthiotransferase MiaB; this translates as MLNNKLYIKTWGCQMNEYDSSKIADLMQKELNCKITDSIENANIIILNTCSIREKAQEKLFHQLGRWKKFKKLDPNIIIGVGGCVAAQEGKRILNRANHVDIIFGPQTLHRIPMMINKVRKFKKYLIDISFPKIEKFNYFPLPQKKNISEFISIIEGCNKYCTYCIVPYTRGKEISRPYQDIISEIKILSMQGVREVHLLGQNVNAYKYVDLQGKIYSFSVLLKMISKIKNIKRIRFTTSHPQNFSDELIETYKKLPQLVSFVHLPVQSGSNKILSLMKRRYNIIEYKNIINKLKNIRPNIQISSDFIVGFPGETKNDFYKTISLILDINFDMSFSFIYSPRPGTPASRLNNNNISEYEKKQRLYILQYYIKQQTKKFSKKMLNTIQTILVEGISPQNKQFFYGRTENNRVVFFQNKYNYIGKLVNIKITAFYLYSLHGKFISISNN
- a CDS encoding alpha/beta fold hydrolase, which codes for MILNYSIIPIKNFYQKNNITIITIHGLFGNTYSLHYIAKILNQKLQCKIIEINVRNHGLSPKNNIMNYTIMAQDILDTLNYISIKNNIIIIGHSMGGKIAMTLTKFIPNFIKKIIILDIAPVNYFYNNKNIFFILKKINKLKIMTKKKAFEIMSFYITKKYIIKYFLNSFFNGKWQFNLPILNNEYNKILSWETIPTWSGESLFLKGEKSSYINIFHYKDLFNQFPLARIYNIPAGHFLHIEETNIVINQIFNFCLK
- the glnS gene encoding glutamine--tRNA ligase — encoded protein: MYKKNNTYKNNFIYQIINNDLKNKKYNLIYTRFPPEPNGYLHIGHIKSIFLNFKIAKDFNGKCNLRIDDTNPVKENIEYIKSIKRDLIWLGFKWSDNIKYSSDYFCQLYEYALELINKGLAYVDELNIEEIRHFRGTLLIPGKNSPYRNRSIQENLKLFEKMKSGEFSEGSVSLRAKINMQSKIILLRDPVLYRIKFVKHHQTGNKWCIYPMYDFAHCIADAIEGITHSLCTLEFQDNRLLYNWILKNISINHYPKQYEFSRLNIEYSVLSKRKMNLLVNNKIVNGWDDPRMLTISGLRRRGYSASSLKEFCSRIGVTKQNNMIEMVSLESCIRNELNKNAHRIMAVLKPLKIIITNFPITKEKIKIIAPNHPNDNTMGFRDIFFTKEIYINKLDFIENNINNSKKLSLGKEIRLRYAFVIKAEKILKNNKGKIICIYCTYDPNTLGKKVSKNRNVKGVIHWLSISYSIPAIFRIYNNLFIKKNIDNINNIDNIFSFLNNKSLLIYNGFIEKNVLDKKNKSFQFEREGYFCLDKKDSNKQMLFFNQITSLKTNFK
- the pgi gene encoding glucose-6-phosphate isomerase; its protein translation is MKNINPTKTISWKILTEHFQDMKKITLIDLFNEDKERFSKFSINFENEILFDFSKNIINEKTINNLINLAKEIDYNHAINSMFYGKDINITEKRPVLHTALRNQYSTSTFLNNENIYNNIIINLKKIKKISDDVISGQWKGYKNNIIKDIINIGIGGSNLGPLMVTEALKPYKNHLNLHFISNIDSTQLVDVLKKIKPENSLFIISSKTFTTQETISNAKSIKEWFIENTSYIDFNNNISKHFIAITNNINSAQKFGINKDNILPLSDWIGGRFSLWSSIGLPISLSIGFNNFKKLLKGANKIDNHFFYNPIRYNIPIIMSLISIWYNNFWKSETEVVIPYDHYMRYFPKYLQQLNMESNGKSIDRNGEIINYQTSPIIWGDVGTNSQHSFFQMLHQGTKLIPCDFIAPVISHNYLNNHHNKLISNYIAQTKVLAFGNQDDNNIKNNIYKLCIGNHPSNSIFLREITPYNLGSLIALYEHKIFMQGVILNIFSFDQWGVELGKKMANILISDLNNSTKSTNYDESTNGLINFYKLFNTLK